One genomic region from Sulfurospirillum oryzae encodes:
- a CDS encoding aminodeoxychorismate/anthranilate synthase component II has product MVLMIDNYDSFTYNIVQYCLELGADLKVIRNDELSIEEIEALHPEKIIISPGPATPNEAGVSLEVIKHFGGKIPILGICLGHQAIGQAFGGKVVRAKRMMHGKTSITKQLHNSCLFEGLPETFTTTRYHSLTVEQEGLPDVVVPTAYSTDDHEIMALEIKGKQIYGVQFHPESILSEHGHAILNNFLKL; this is encoded by the coding sequence ATGGTATTAATGATAGACAATTACGACAGTTTTACGTATAACATTGTGCAGTACTGCTTAGAGCTTGGCGCCGATCTTAAAGTCATCCGCAATGATGAGCTAAGTATTGAAGAGATCGAGGCGTTGCACCCCGAGAAGATTATTATCTCTCCAGGCCCTGCGACACCTAATGAAGCAGGCGTAAGCCTTGAAGTCATTAAGCATTTTGGTGGAAAGATTCCCATTTTGGGCATTTGTTTAGGGCATCAAGCCATTGGGCAAGCCTTTGGGGGCAAAGTCGTTCGTGCAAAGCGCATGATGCACGGTAAAACGTCTATCACTAAACAACTTCACAACAGTTGCCTTTTTGAGGGACTTCCTGAAACATTTACGACTACAAGGTACCATTCGTTGACAGTAGAGCAAGAAGGATTACCCGATGTTGTTGTTCCCACAGCGTACAGTACGGACGATCATGAGATTATGGCGTTAGAGATTAAAGGTAAACAAATTTACGGCGTGCAGTTTCACCCAGAATCTATTTTGAGTGAGCATGGTCATGCAATTTTAAATAACTTCCTAAAACTATGA
- a CDS encoding ArnT family glycosyltransferase, with translation MRERLFLLLILVLSCALLTYGAQSISISHDEANIFFNGTNLIHYLAVYSTQLFGQNDFALRLPFILIHLASIVLLYKIGKLFLKKRIDRIFSVALYAFLPGVNGVALLVNSGIVVIFFSLLFTYLYLKEYKVASQLVLIVCLFIDNSFAIFYIALFVYALMKRKTDLLILTLILFSASMYLYGFDTGGKPKGYFIDTLGIYAIVFSPLLFLYFVYAMYRILIKEEKNLLWYISFFSLVVSLLLSLRQKLLLEDFAPFVVLSVPLMVKVFFNSYRVRLPAFRKLHTLFFGLVLISLVISTALSSFNKPLYAFMQDPSKHFAINYHIAEELANALKAKGINKVVMKDDKMALRLKFYNIERGGVYKLTTQKEIEEGYEQIDIAYYGKVVKAFYIYRIS, from the coding sequence ATGAGAGAAAGACTTTTTTTACTTCTTATTCTTGTGCTCAGTTGTGCCTTATTGACGTATGGTGCGCAAAGTATCTCTATTAGCCACGATGAAGCCAATATCTTTTTTAATGGCACCAATCTCATTCATTACCTTGCCGTGTACTCAACACAGCTTTTTGGGCAAAATGACTTTGCGCTTCGGTTACCTTTTATTCTGATCCATCTAGCTTCTATTGTTTTGTTGTATAAGATTGGCAAACTTTTTTTAAAAAAACGGATTGACCGCATTTTTTCTGTTGCGCTTTATGCCTTTTTACCAGGAGTCAACGGCGTAGCTCTTTTGGTTAACAGCGGCATCGTTGTAATCTTTTTTAGTCTTTTATTTACCTATCTTTATCTCAAAGAGTACAAAGTCGCTTCTCAATTAGTACTTATCGTCTGCCTTTTCATCGATAACTCATTTGCTATTTTTTATATTGCGTTATTTGTCTATGCTCTTATGAAACGTAAAACCGACCTGCTTATTTTGACGCTGATTTTATTTAGTGCTTCGATGTATCTGTATGGATTTGACACAGGTGGAAAACCTAAGGGTTATTTTATAGATACACTGGGTATCTATGCCATTGTTTTTTCTCCGCTTCTCTTTTTGTACTTTGTGTATGCGATGTACCGCATTCTTATTAAAGAAGAAAAGAATCTTCTATGGTATATCTCTTTCTTTTCTTTAGTTGTTTCATTGCTTCTTTCATTGCGACAAAAACTTTTACTTGAAGATTTTGCTCCGTTCGTTGTTCTTTCTGTTCCCTTAATGGTCAAAGTCTTTTTCAACAGCTATCGCGTAAGACTTCCCGCTTTCCGTAAACTACATACGCTCTTTTTTGGGCTAGTGTTGATCTCATTAGTCATCAGCACAGCATTGAGTAGTTTCAATAAGCCTCTTTACGCTTTCATGCAAGATCCATCAAAACATTTTGCTATCAATTACCACATTGCAGAAGAGTTGGCGAATGCACTGAAAGCAAAAGGGATTAACAAAGTAGTGATGAAAGATGATAAAATGGCTCTCAGACTTAAATTCTATAACATTGAACGTGGTGGAGTTTATAAACTTACAACTCAAAAAGAGATAGAAGAGGGGTATGAGCAGATCGATATTGCTTATTATGGCA